One Amblyomma americanum isolate KBUSLIRL-KWMA chromosome 8, ASM5285725v1, whole genome shotgun sequence DNA window includes the following coding sequences:
- the fng gene encoding fringe glycosyltransferase: MKLLSVRKVTQGTALAVFLAAFYGALLLLGWPPLGIDWQQQTTALVADDAAAAVSQDGGAHKKAAMNAGAAVPAAAASNVNKLVFLRAPPGFHQRASRRVLRGNEVEDYADQPSGEDFGPDSVPAAELNRSAAANGGGVLLPDDGQRRTLTTRLEDVFFSVKTTRTFHRTRLDVILKTWFVLAREQVSRAVCIFAEKLCVPVWADRVCDFLCFAAASVVFYAECGAAGPTLPFV, translated from the coding sequence ATGAAGTTGCTCAGCGTGCGCAAGGTGACCCAGGGCACGGCACTAGCCGTGTTCCTAGCCGCCTTCTACGGTGCCCTGCTGCTACTGGGCTGGCCCCCGCTGGGCATCGACTGGCAGCAGCAGACGACGGCGCTGGTTGcagacgacgccgccgccgcggtctcTCAAGATGGCGGCGCGCACAAGAAGGCAGCAATGAACGCAGGAGCAGCGGtgccggcggcggcggcttcgAACGTGAACAAGCTCGTGTTTCTCAGGGCACCGCCCGGGTTCCATCAGCGTGCTAGTCGCAGGGTGTTGAGGGGCAACGAAGTGGAGGATTACGCCGACCAGCCGTCGGGCGAGGACTTCGGGCCCGACAGTGTTCCGGCCGCCGAGCTCAACAGGTCGGCCGCGGCGAACGGTGGTGGGGTCCTCTTGCCCGACGACGGACAGCGGCGGACGCTCACCACGCGGCTGGAGGACGTATTTTTCAGTGTAAAGACGACGAGGACGTTTCACAGGACTAGGTTGGACGTCATACTCAAAACGTGGTTTGTCCTGGCGAGGGAACAGGTGAGCCGTGCTGTCTGCATCTTCGCAGAGAAGTTGTGTGTTCCTGTTTGGGCAGATCGCGTGTGTGATTTCCTATGCTTCGCGGCTGCAAGCGTAGTATTTTACGCCGAATGCGGGGCTGCGGGGCCGACGCTTCCTTTCGTGTAA
- the Pez gene encoding protein tyrosine phosphatase non-receptor pez, giving the protein MPFRIKLKKSKHYSVVSKSLCVIAVRHLENATLECIVSSRTVGRECLQNVCQRLQITQPEYFGLRYQTRDGQQRWVDLERPLKKQLDKHGACASARDGCALHLGVMFYVPDAQARRLLHSDVTRYYYFCQLKSDVIEGKLPCERREAIQLASYSLQAEFGDHRPEHHTAEYLRNFALLPKSVLLACENEEEEAALLDEIVRAHRSLQGLDHATAELYYIQTVQRLEGYGEERFEVRDAAGADTVLGVSVLGVTARHVRRPTVSESSQPATQMPAEEQQQLMVYRWSEIVDLIHHKRCFKIVGRESAHSAQFHLEDVSTAKYIWKMCVQQHGFFMSMNDAVAMPGGMSGGDTYTRAVSVSGVSIGESFHWSSALDAEGGGKGRASDVGESRESLDELGVYHTETRNSENYTFPGSTGDLVDPNHNGYDHHLTNSPQPVTDSVVASREHIPVLNEVNRQVNSVHQSYVSLPRSSESATDLRRALLPSYRQAPDYETAVLTKYGVTSCSLNDLPLETGQSSQVYHQQPAMATSAATNELDISLPRSCNPLLPPLSYMHYGNFADLTELGDSMSFGDLANNNSRIDGSAHGRAPPLLAPPLHTYSTPELTSQGLSYEVNPAQLFANMHLNYQYKPPPPYPYAQRPSASTPDLTRNHHQLRASASPDLVSRRHLSQSTIQGSEPSLPHYQAAVNGSLMSESLRSIVEPPRPVLPTYVPVGESWNAQVSGVAQPQRIQVYVSSPTTREQVATAVKPVDATPVVPPRKQVTEEKREPPIEEASPSHPLGPMMVAAMNGLTLTVAQPDQLATGDQGSVGHETPSPNVSKELRPEQVLENRLEDGQVFLEFERITKRKPNADFTTALLTENSSRNRFSDVLPYEENRVRLTPTPDNRTGYINASHVSASVGDSQRFYIAAQGPTRETAKSFWQMIWENHVGVVVMLTETEDEHGHEKCFQYWPTADGDDAALSFGEYRVTRKGAVSSAVAVTTSLVLSRSQGVACSHRNVWHLRYTDWPDHGTPGDIQGFLGFMEEVDTVRRLASGDQRLLRTRNTPMVVHCTAGVGRSGVVILCDILLFCLDHNVPVDVPHVLSSVRMQRMLSVQTLAQYKFVYQVLIRYLRNSRLI; this is encoded by the coding sequence ATGCCGTTCCGGATCAAGCTCAAGAAGAGCAAGCACTATAGCGTCGTCTCCAAGAGCCTCTGCGTCATCGCCGTCCGGCACCTGGAGAACGCGACTCTCGAGTGCATCGTCTCGTCGCGCACCGTGGGTCGCGAGTGCCTGCAGAACGTCTGCCAGCGGCTTCAGATCACTCAGCCCGAGTACTTCGGCCTGCGCTACCAGACCCGGGACGGTCAGCAGCGATGGGTGGACCTCGAGCGACCGCTCAAGAAGCAGCTCGACAAACACGGCGCGTGCGCGTCCGCGCGCGACGGTTGCGCCCTGCACCTGGGCGTCATGTTCTACGTGCCGGACGCGCAGGCGCGCCGACTGCTGCACAGCGACGTGACGCGCTACTACTACTTCTGTCAGCTTAAGAGTGACGTCATCGAGGGCAAGCTGCCGTGCGAGCGCCGCGAGGCGATCCAGCTGGCCAGCTACAGCCTCCAGGCCGAGTTCGGGGACCACAGGCCCGAACACCACACGGCCGAGTACCTGCGCAACTTCGCCCTGCTGCCCAAGTCGGTGTTGCTGGCTTGCGAGAATGAGGAAGAGGAGGCTGCCCTCCTGGACGAGATCGTGCGAGCCCACCGGAGCCTTCAGGGCCTGGACCATGCGACCGCCGAGCTCTACTACATCCAGACTGTGCAAAGACTCGAAGGGTACGGCGAGGAACGGTTCGAAGTGCGCGACGCCGCGGGCGCCGACACGGTCCTGGGCGTCTCGGTTCTGGGGGTGACCGCCCGACACGTACGTCGACCCACCGTCTCCGAATCTTCACAGCCAGCTACGCAGATGCCTGCTGAAGAACAGCAGCAGCTGATGGTGTACCGCTGGAGCGAGATTGTGGACCTTATCCACCACAAGCGGTGCTTCAAGATAGTGGGTCGTGAATCTGCACACTCTGCACAGTTCCATCTGGAAGACGTCAGCACTGCTAAGTACATCTGGAAGATGTGCGTGCAGCAGCACGGGTTTTTCATGAGCATGAACGACGCGGTGGCAATGCCGGGGGGCATGAGTGGCGGAGACACCTACACACGTGCAGTGAGTGTCAGTGGAGTTAGTATTGGCGAAAGCTTCCATTGGTCGTCTGCTCTGGATGCAGAGGGCGGTGGGAAGGGACGTGCAAGTGACGTTGGGGAGAGCCGGGAGTCGCTTGACGAGCTGGGAGTTTACCACACGGAAACGAGGAATAGTGAAAACTACACATTTCCTGGAAGCACTGGTGATTTGGTCGACCCTAACCACAACGGCTATGACCACCACCTCACAAATAGCCCTCAGCCTGTCACTGACAGCGTCGTTGCATCCAGAGAACACATTCCTGTGCTTAATGAAGTCAACCGACAGGTGAACAGTGTGCACCAATCGTATGTGAGCCTCCCACGTAGCTCGGAAAGTGCAACTGATCTGCGACGTGCGCTGCTGCCATCGTACCGACAGGCACCTGACTATGAGACTGCAGTCCTCACAAAGTACGGTGTCACAAGCTGTAGCCTCAACGACCTTCCTCTGGAAACTGGGCAGAGCAGTCAAGTGTACCACCAGCAGCCTGCCATGGCAACATCGGCAGCCACGAATGAGCTTGACATAAGTTTGCCACGCTCTTGTAACCCACTGCTTCCACCCTTGTCCTATATGCACTATGGCAACTTTGCCGATTTAACCGAACTCGGTGACTCCATGTCTTTTGGTGACCTTGCCAACAACAACAGCCGCATTGATGGTTCTGCGCATGGCAGAGCACCACCACTGCTTGCTCCACCGTTGCACACATACAGCACACCCGAGTTGACATCTCAGGGACTCTCATATGAGGTTAACCCAGCACAGCTGTTTGCCAACATGCACCTGAACTATCAGTACAAGCCACCTCCTCCGTACCCCTATGCACAGCGTCCAAGTGCTAGCACGCCGGACTTGACACGCAACCATCACCAGCTTCGAGCCAGTGCAAGCCCTGACCTGGTATCACGCCGCCATCTCAGCCAAAGCACCATACAGGGATCTGAGCCAAGCTTGCCTCATTACCAGGCGGCAGTCAACGGAAGTTTAATGTCAGAGTCCCTCAGGTCAATTGTGGAGCCACCAAGACCGGTACTACCTACATACGTTCCAGTCGGTGAGTCATGGAATGCGCAGGTGTCTGGGGTAGCCCAGCCACAGAGGATCCAGGTGTACGTGAGCTCACCTACAACACGAGAGCAGGTGGCAACAGCAGTCAAGCCAGTGGACGCCACCCCCGTGGTGCCCCCTAGAAAGCAGGTGACAGAGGAGAAGCGAGAACCTCCAATCGAAGAAGCATCTCCGTCACATCCTTTGGGACCGATGATGGTGGCAGCCATGAATGGCCTAACCCTGACTGTGGCGCAGCCTGATCAGCTTGCCACTGGCGACCAAGGAAGTGTGGGGCATGAGACCCCATCACCCAATGTGTCTAAAGAACTGCGGCCTGAGCAGGTCCTTGAGAACCGGCTGGAGGACGGTCAGGTCTTCCTTGAGTTTGAACGTATTACTAAGCGTAAGCCTAATGCCGACTTCACGACAGCGCTGCTCACTGAAAACTCATCACGTAATCGCTTCAGCGATGTCCTTCCATACGAGGAGAACCGTGTGCGGCTGACTCCGACACCTGACAACAGGACGGGCTACATCAATGCATCGCATGTCTCTGCAAGCGTCGGTGACAGCCAACGCTTTTACATTGCCGCTCAGGGGCCCACACGCGAGACTGCCAAGAGCTTCTGGCAGATGATCTGGGAGAACCACGTTGGTGTAGTGGTGATGCTGACCGAAACAGAAGATGAACACGGACATGAAAAGTGCTTTCAGTACTGGCCAACGGCTGATGGCGATGATGCGGCGCTTTCGTTCGGGGAGTACCGGGTTACAAGGAAAGGTGCTGTGTCATCTGCTGTGGCTGTGACTACATCGTTGGTCCTGAGCCGGTCCCAAGGCGTTGCCTGTAGCCACCGGAATGTCTGGCATCTTCGGTACACGGACTGGCCTGACCATGGCACACCAGGCGACATCCAGGGTTTCCTTGGGTTTATGGAAGAAGTGGACACGGTGCGTAGGTTGGCTTCTGGAGACCAGCGACTTCTGAGGACACGCAACACACCCATGGTGGTCCATTGCACTGCTGGTGTAGGACGGTCAGGTGTGGTTATTTTGTGTGATATCCTGCTGTTCTGCCTGGACCACAATGTTCCGGTGGACGTGCCGCACGTGCTGAGCTCTGTTCGAATGCAGCGCATGCTTAGCGTCCAGACTCTTGCGCAATACAAGTTTGTGTACCAGGTGCTGATAAGGTATCTACGGAACTCTCGGCTTATATGA